A stretch of DNA from Pseudonocardia hierapolitana:
CGGCGTCGGCGAACGAGATGTTCTCCGGCATCTTGTAGAGCGCCTTGACGTCGTGCACGGCGTACTGGGCGAACCCGCCGTCGACGGTGATGCCGCTGGCCCGCTGCCCCTTGCCGGGCTTGGCGTAGTTCAGGCAGGCCGTGTACTTGCCGATGATGCAGTTGTCGCAGCGCCCGCAGCCCGCGTGCACCTCGATGGCCACGCGGTCGCCGACGGCGAACTCGTCCACCGACTCGCCGAGCGCCACCACCGTGCCCGCCCACTCGTGGCCGGGGGTGAACTCGCCGAACGGCGGTGTCTGCGGGAAGTGACCGTCGAAGATCTTCAGGTCGGTGCCGCAGGTGCCGCACATCGCGACCTCGACGAGCACCTGGTGCGGGCCGGGCTGCGGCACCGGGCGGTCGATCACGCGGATGTCGCCGGGGCCGAACAGCACGGCGGCACGCATGGTGTCCGGGATCTGGCGCGTGGCGGTGGGTGCTGCTTGGACGTCGGCGGTCATGTCACTCCTCGGGTCAAGTGGCGGTCACAGAGGCGGTCACGGTGGCGGTCGCGCGGTCGGGGAGGTGCCGTAGCAGGGCTTCGGCGGCCTCCACAGCGAACCGCGGGTGGTTGATCGACAGGTCCAGCTCGCGGTACTCGACGTGCGGGGCCAGGTCGGCCCGCAGCCGGGCGACGAGCGCGGCGTTCGCCTCAGGATCATGCAGGATGCCGCCCGGCGAGCCGACGTGGGACCAGCCCTTCAGCGGGATCAGCACGGTGGTGGGTCCGGTGGCGGCGTTCGCGCGCTCGGCGAACAGGGCGCCCAGCCGGTCGAGCTCGGCGGCCCCGGCCCGGACGTTGGTGTTGTGCAGGTTGTGGTGGTGCACGGGGCGGTCCCGCAACCGCTCCGGGATCGTCTCCTCGGCGCCGAAGCAGAAGTACTCGCATCCCCCCGGCACCAGGACCTGCGGGATGCCCCACTCCCCTGCCGCGGTGAGCCGGGGACGGACCGGGGCGTAGATGTCGGCGGGCTCGATCTCGCCCAGCAGCTCGTGCGTGGTGAGGTCGAGCACGCCGGCGAACACGCCCTCGCCGACCAACCGCTCCATGGCCGAACCGCAGGCGCCGGAGGCGTGGAACGCGACGGTGTCGATGCCCGCCACCCGCAGCCGGTCGATCGCGGTGGTGACCGCGGGGTGGGTGTTGCCGAACGCCGTGGCGGCGACGAGCGGGCGGGCACCACCGGGCTGCGCCGGCTTGCCGGCCGCGACCATCCCGGCGACCGCGGCCGCCGCCCCGCGCAGGACGGGGGCGGTGACCGCGTTGGGGCCGCCGATCAGGTCCGCGACCGAGAACATCATCGTGATGTCGCTGTCGCCGACGTAGCCGCGGACGTTCCCCGAAGCGACCGTGGACACGATCACCTTGGGCACGCCGTACGGCAGCGGCCGCATCGCCGCGGCCGCCACCTCCGTGCCCTGGTTGCCGCCGATCGCGAGCACCCCGGTGAGTTGCCCGGCGCGGTGCCAGACGCGCAGCAGCAGCCCTGCGCCCGCGGCCAGCTCGGCCAGCGCCCGGTCCCGCCGGGTGTGCTCACGCAGATCCGTGAGCGACGCCCCGGCGGCGTGCGCCACCACCTCGGCGGAGACGTCGCGCACCGGGTCTGTGAGCTCGGTTGCCTGCAGCCCGATGTCGACGATCCGGGTGGGGTGCCCGAGCTCGTCGAGCACGTCGCGGAGGTGGTACGCCTCGGCCGCCTTGGTGTCCAAGGAGGCGAGCACCGCGACGAAGGGATCCATTTTCCCGGAGATCAGCGCCAGCGCGCGTCTCCGGTCTGCACACCCAGCGAGTCGACGGCGTCGATGATGGGTCCGGCGTCGACGAGCTGCTCGTACACGGGAGGCTCGTTCTCGAGGATCCCGAGCTCGCGCATGCGGTTGATCGTCTTCTTGATGCGGGCCTTGTCGAGCCCGGTGTTGACCGGGAACACGCCCTGCTGTCCGAGCAGGGAGTCGTAGGCCTGCGAGATCACCTGCTCGTCGAACTCGGTGGTCTTGGCGACGATCTTGACGGTCTCGTCCTTGTTCTCGTACATGAAGCGGTGGGCGCGGGTCATTGCCGTCAGGAACTTGACCGCGACGTC
This window harbors:
- a CDS encoding Tm-1-like ATP-binding domain-containing protein; the encoded protein is MDPFVAVLASLDTKAAEAYHLRDVLDELGHPTRIVDIGLQATELTDPVRDVSAEVVAHAAGASLTDLREHTRRDRALAELAAGAGLLLRVWHRAGQLTGVLAIGGNQGTEVAAAAMRPLPYGVPKVIVSTVASGNVRGYVGDSDITMMFSVADLIGGPNAVTAPVLRGAAAAVAGMVAAGKPAQPGGARPLVAATAFGNTHPAVTTAIDRLRVAGIDTVAFHASGACGSAMERLVGEGVFAGVLDLTTHELLGEIEPADIYAPVRPRLTAAGEWGIPQVLVPGGCEYFCFGAEETIPERLRDRPVHHHNLHNTNVRAGAAELDRLGALFAERANAATGPTTVLIPLKGWSHVGSPGGILHDPEANAALVARLRADLAPHVEYRELDLSINHPRFAVEAAEALLRHLPDRATATVTASVTAT